A region from the Acyrthosiphon pisum isolate AL4f chromosome A1, pea_aphid_22Mar2018_4r6ur, whole genome shotgun sequence genome encodes:
- the LOC103310436 gene encoding leucine-rich repeat and death domain-containing protein 1-like, translating into MTSISGFIFVNDMELGRKYGTRVNHTTLEVKDVGGTYTVFLKLFPNNVKSTYLLDDLYSVQSHEKKVVLTFLKPNHELLVMSDDVDKVTHFLKDLKSLTKNLILNIGESFLANALKAFGHINNNPNNLQNFNPTHLRMIALENCYLPHLPEGIGHLTLSSLSLNGSRLNMSKYGQDLFWDWMTKDNISTSLTVLEMNSIGLNKLPFEIIHLKRLQKLSVSNNKLTHVPHFIGELPRLVTLMVDGNSLWYFPKILLDRVFQTLNIFNNRFIYLKFNEEQRENVEFTGLQNPPNLSDLSVLSLINNSIKFKRQEIPRPLWNSYDFVCRCRLCKKLFVFDEKYQKFTFSIPKIEQMVRIESIHWQFFDCPSCVRLENINA; encoded by the exons atgactTCAATCTCAGGATTCATCTTCGTAAATGACATGGAGTTGGGACGCAAATATGGGACGCGCGTGAATCATACGACCTTAGAAGTCAAGGATGTAGGTGGCACTTACACCGTGTTTTTAAAGTTGTTCCCGAATAATGTGAAATCCACGTACTTGCTCGACGACTTGTATAGCGTACAGTCTCATGAGAAGAAAGTCGTGCTGACATTTTTGAAACCGAATCATGAGTTGCTTGTAATGTCCGATGATGTTGACAAAGTAACACATTTCCTTAAGGATCTGAAGTCCCTCACCAAAAATCTGATCTTGAATATCGGCGAATCCTTTCTAGCCAATGCTCTAAAAGCCTTCGGACATATTAACAACAACCCCAACAACTTGCAAAATTTTAACCCAACTCACCTGAGAATGATCGCCCTGGAAAACTGCTATTTACCACATTTGCCTGAAGGAATTGGACATTTAACGCTTTCGAGTCTTAGCCTGAATGGTAGTAGACTTAATATGTCGAAATACGGTCAAGATTTATTCTGGGATTGGATGACTAAGGATAATATAAGTACATCGTTGACTGTGTTGGAAATGAATTCGATCGGCTTAAACAAATTGCCGTTTGAAATCATTCATTTGAAACGTTTGCAAAAATTGTCAGTATCCAATAATAAATTG acacATGTACCTCATTTCATCGGTGAACTTCCACGACTCGTAACTCTAATGGTTGATGGTAACTCGTTATGGTACTTCCCAAAAATTTTATTGGATAGAGTCTTTCAGACtctcaacattttcaataatcgGTTTatctatttaaagtttaatgagGAACAGCgtgaaaatgttgaatttaCTGGTTTACAAAATCCGCCAAATTTATCGGATTTATCAGTTTTGTCCCTGATTAACAACTCTATAAAATTCAAGAGGCAAGAAATACCTCGTCCCTTATGGAACAGTTATGATTTTGTATGCCGCTGTAGACTTTGTAAGAAGCTATTTGTATtcgatgaaaaatatcaaaagttcACTTTTTCCATTCCAAAAATAGAACAAATGGTGCGTATTGAAAGCATACATTGGCAATTTTTCGATTGTCCTTCATGTGTGCgcttagaaaatattaatgcctaa